The sequence GATTGGCCAATCCAATCGCCACAATTCTCTCGCTTGCCCTGATGTTCCGTCTGACTTTCGGCTATGAAGACGCGGCAGCCGCAATCGAAGCCGCCGTAGCTCAGGTGCTTGATGCAGGCCACCGTACCAGCGATATTGCCGTAGACAAGAGCAAGGCGATCAGCACGAGCGAGATGGGCGACCTGATTGTCGCAGCCATTCGCAAATAAGAGAAAAACGTCACAAAATATTCCTAGTTTATAATTATTATAAAAAAACAATGAATATAATCTTGACTTTGATTTTGTACGGTGATACCATTTGGTTTGTAACAGCAGAGACGTAACCAAATCCATCATAATCAAGAAAGACACCGCCTCATCATCCTTAACGGAGATGGATGGCAGCATGTTTTTCTTACATAATCAAAGGAGGATTTTCACAATGGCAGAACGTTTGGTAGGCAAACAGGCTCCCGATTTCACTATGGAAACCGTTTCGGGAGACGGCAAAGAATTTGGCAAAGTTAGCTTGTCCGACTATCGCGGTAAATGGCTCGTATTTTTCTTCTATCCTCTGGATTTCACTTTCGTGTGCCCGACTGAAATTACGGCGCTCAGCGAAGCGGCTGACCAATTCACGGCGCTTGATACCGAAATTCTTGGTGTAAGCATCGACTCCGTACACAGCCATAAGGCTTGGATCAACGCTCCGAAAGACGCTAATGGTCTTGGCCAACTGAAATTCCCGCTTGCTTCCGACATTACGAAGAAGGTTGCCAGCGATTACGGCGTATTGATCGAAGAAGAAGGCATTGCGCTTCGCGGTCTCTTCATTATCGATCCGGAAGGCGAACTGAAATACCAAGTGGTTAACCACAATGATGTAGGCCGTAGCGTAGAAGAAACTCTGCGCGTGCTGCAGGCGCTGCAATCCGGCGGATTATGCCCTATGAACTGGAAACCGGGCGACAAGAACCTGTAAGCATAAGCTGCGAGGCGTCCCTCATCCAAGTCCTTTGAAATGCTGATCAAAGCCTCCTTCCGGATTGTTTGTCCGGTCAAGGGGGCTTTTTGCAACAAAACGCCCGTCAGTCTTAGCTTGA is a genomic window of Paenibacillus durus ATCC 35681 containing:
- a CDS encoding peroxiredoxin, translating into MAERLVGKQAPDFTMETVSGDGKEFGKVSLSDYRGKWLVFFFYPLDFTFVCPTEITALSEAADQFTALDTEILGVSIDSVHSHKAWINAPKDANGLGQLKFPLASDITKKVASDYGVLIEEEGIALRGLFIIDPEGELKYQVVNHNDVGRSVEETLRVLQALQSGGLCPMNWKPGDKNL